Sequence from the Parus major isolate Abel chromosome 1, Parus_major1.1, whole genome shotgun sequence genome:
GTAGGAATGCTGCTATCTTGTCTCTGCACATTCTTCAAGCTAAGATTAATATGTTGACACCCTGAAAGATTTTCCTTCCCAACAGATGGAAGATGAGTAATATGAGGGGATATTCTCTGTCTAACACATTGGAAGGAATACAGGACAAACTGTATGATGCCTTTgtttaaatgaaagagaaggaaagagggatTTTTGAGAATGAtggaagagagagagatgtAAATAGAAAACCAATGTGAGCAGGTGGCTCACTGTGCAGAAGATGGACTATGTGATGGCCTAGTAGTTTATGGCAATGTTGGCTTTAAGTTATATAGAAAGTCCTTCCAGAAGCCTTTTTCCTCCCATTGTTGTACTTAACATTCTGCTCTGTAGCTTCCTCCTGTCTAAGAGCAATGACTGCTAATCCTGGTCCAGCTTTAAGAAACAGGCTGTTGAGTAGTCTGATGAGGTCATAGTTAGGGAATTTGTGCTTCTATTTTCATGATTTGATAGGACTCCCTGATGATTCCTGGCACAAGCATTATTGTGAGCCAGTAGCTCGTTATCAGTAGGAATACTTGgcatctttaattttaaatgttcagaatacttaatttagattttgaaaggtatttttataaCACATACTCCCTGAGcagtgtgcatgtgtgtgtatgtatgtatgtatagaTGCATGAGTAATACAAAGTAATTGGTTCACCTGAATTGTTCACTAACACTCTTCTGTGTTCTTTTTATAAAGGAAAGGGTATTGTGCCAAATAATGTAACCCGCAGGCCAAGCTTTGAAGGATCAAATGAATCTTTTCCGTCCTACCATCAGATTGGTAATGCAGCCTATGAAGGGACAGGTTTTGGAGCAGAAGGTGCAAATATGCTTACTGAGGTTCCAAGGCCATACATGGACTATTTAATCTCTACTTCTCAGTCTTCAGCTATGACTGCTCCTGTGCAGCGACCCTCTGGAGTAGGCACTCACAGCACACCAACGAGCCATCAGCAGAAACCATACCCTGCAAGTATGGAGTCTTCTGTGATTAATTATCCAGTGGCTAATCACAGCAGTCAGGCCTTGCAGCTGCAGGCATCCCATGGCTGCAACAGCCAACACTACAGCAGGCAGCACATGATGGTGCAGGGGGAACCTATGGGATATGGTGTTCAGCGGAGTCCATCCTTTCAAAACAAGATGCAGCAGGAGGGGGGATATGCCAGTCTCCCAAATAAAGGGGGAGTTGTGCAGAACAATACAGGTCATGCATTTCAGCAGGCACCAGCAAGCCTGTATATCTCACATTCTCATCACAAACAGACAAGTCCTTCTTCTCATCAAATGCATGTAATATCCAGAGGTCCAGCCTTTGCTAATGATTTTTCTGACAGTCCACCACAAAATCTATTAACTCCGTCTAGAAATAGCCTAAACATGGACATCTATGACATGAATAATCCTCAAGTTCAGCAGTGGCAGGCAGCAACACCATCACGCAGAGATTCTTTACAAAACCCGGGAATAGAAACATCTCCACGGCAACACGTGTCCTTCAGACCTGATGCCGCTGTGCCGAGCAGAACAAACTCCTTCAACAACCACCAGCAACAGCCGCAAGTGACAGTGTCTATAAGACAGGTTCCTCCGGGAAAACCCGATCCTTCCATTACATCTCCAAACACAATCACGGCAGTCACATCTGCTCACATCCTCCAGCCAGTGAAGAGCATGCGAGTGATGAGACCAGAGCCTCAGACTGCTGTGGGACCTTCCCATCCTGGGTGGTTGCCTGCACAGGCACCGGCTGTGGATGGCTTGGAGATCATGGAGCAGCACGTGCCACCGCCTGGAGCAGCTAATGCCTACCAGCTAGATGTGGATTATGGTAACCAGGAACTGCGGTGTCCACCCCCACCCTATCCCAAGCATTTGTTACTTCCTGGCACCTCTGAGCAGTTTGATATCAACTCCTTGTGCATGGGCGTGGAGCAGACTTTGCGTGTGGCTCCCAGTTCAACAAGCAACAAGGCTGAAGAGAGCAGTGAGCGAAATGATAAAGGCAGCAAGAATGCTAAAGCTGAAAAACCaagcaaagataaaaagcaaattcagaCGTCTCCGGTGCCTGTGCGAAAAAATGGCAAAGATGAGGAAAAGCGAGAATCCCGAATAAAGAGCTACTCACCTTTTGCCTTCAAGTTCTACATGGAGCAACACATAGAGAACGTCATAAAGACCTACCAGCAGAAAATTAACAGACGGTTACAATTGGAGCAAGAAATGGCAAAAGTAATTCTTGTTTTGTTATAATAAAATCTAATAGGGTCAAATTGATTATTGCtatatttaatttgtaaaaaaaaaattgtaaaggTAGAATCCACTGAAGCAGTAGGTATCAGACACTTCCCTGTATCAGACTATATCCACTCAGAAGTGTGGATTCAGGTCTGGGAGGCTGTTTGAAAATCCTGAGATGTGAAACTATATTCATAccagaaaagtaaaatgaagcaaaaacCCCTCCATATTATAGGTAATAACTTAGAAGGCAGGCTTGAGGCTGAGATAATTCTGGCAATACTTTGGCAGCTCTTGCAAAATTCTTTGGTCTAGTTCTTCCTCACTGTTCCATGGTTGCTGTTCATTCACCAAAGCCATGGTTCAGCTTGGCAGTCATGGTGCCATATTTTCAGATGACTATAATAATTCACTGAAAGTTGTCTGTTGAACACATGTAAATAATAATGTCATGCAAGTAACCATCTTGGACCAGCTTGAACTGATTTTGGGACCATTGCCAGAACTTGTTTTAGAGGCAGGTGTCAGGGAGATGCCTTTTGTGTGATAGAACTCCTTTCATGCCTAACTGTAGCTCTCAAATCCAAGCTGACTCTCTGATAGTGCTGCTTATAACAAAGCTGCCAAGCTCTGATGGTTGGTCTGCCGgttgtgttttaattttcacttgtggaagaggaagagggttttttttttcccttcccaggcATGACTGGAATATGGCTAGTCTACTTTTGCATTAAAGGGTAAGCTCTAAGGAAAGCTGTTATTAACATATAATGGGTAATAATTAACTACCCAATCTTCCCTAGCACAGTCAGTTTCCAGAGTCAATTGATTCTATGCTCACATTCCACCAGAAAATGTAGGAGTTTGTTTGTTGAGGTTAGaattaaaagaatattcttGGAAAATCTCTTGAAACATTGGCATTTTATTGACAGTTAATAGTTTTGTCCTCACTGCAAGTACAAGTTGTATTGTATTACATGAGTTTAGTGAATATTTTCCTGAGACTGAGATAGGGAATGATCTCTAGAGAGGTATGTCTGCATCTAATTGTGCTAGTTCTTCTCTTCTGACTCTTCAGCTTTCCCTTGTTGGAGATAATTCAAGTATCAAGAAAAACAACTCCTTCCCCTAGAAACCCTATCACTGACTGAAAATACACATGCAGAAGGTTTTGGCTATCTTAATACTGCATTATTCTAGAATTAGCAAGAACAGAGCAAACTCATTATTTTACCCTAACaaataagtatttcttttattatggATTGATGTAgttatctttaattttaaaaacagtattcCTTGTTTTGATTTGGCTGTTTCCTTCAGTCTGAAACTTCATCCTACCTGTTGTGCAAGTTTCTGTAGACTTCCCCAATCCTTTATTCatacagatttaatttttataccATGGGGATCTCATTGCATCATCTGGCTGCCTACATTCATCTTTAGATACCTAGACTACAGATGTGAAATTAAAtcagcctgagcagcagccctgtgggTGTATGCTTGGGTTTCTAGCCTGCTAATCAGTCAGCTTCAGCCCCCTCCACCCTCCCAATGGCCCCTTCTCACCACGCACTGGTCTTTCTCTCCAAAGTAGTTCAGTTGATGCCAGATAATTCAGCATTTTGGAACTGGGGTGttccagcagagagaaaagagtaTGCTGCAGGAAGTGAGTtgtcagagcagcctggggatAAGCCATGGGGTTTCTGCTGGTGGAGCCCACCAGTGGTTCTCAGCAGAGCGCCAGACACTGAAGTTGGCTGAGCTGGCACTCTGTAAGGTCTGTCTTGAAAGGTGGGGAAAATCTGGTTGgatcctgctgcttctctcttttccaggagATTTCTTCTCACAGCCCTGTGAAATGTTACTTGCAGTTACTGGGAGGCTCTCAGGAGATAGGAGGTGGACAAGCCAGCTGTTCTATAGCTTGGgtgcagagggaaaataataCATTTAGGAGAGAATAGCACCAGGGTCTGGGCTGCAGTGGCTGAGGAGAGACAATACCTGAGGATTTTATGTACATACCttgggagggggaaaagagaagttTATAGAAGAGATGCTCAGGAGATCTAAAAACCTTGAGAGCGGAGGTTGTATATGGCAGAGGAAGAAACACAATTTCTAAAGAAGGTTCCAAGGCACTTGGGAATGTGTAGgtcaaaaccagatttttaattacaacacaaaccaaacagcaCCCAAGGTAGGAGCTGTTAGTGTGAGTTGCCCTGGGGAAACATTCATGAACAAAGTGAACTGCTGCATGTAGATTTAAGTTTCAGTTTAAATTAAGCTGGGCTTAAGTGCACATATGTATTGTGGAGTGCGGTGGCAAAGTGCACATTTGTAAGGTGTCAACCATGGCATGGTTTGTTATGTTGTAGGCCCCTCTGACAATATTTCCCCATGCCTTTTTGTTCAGCCAAAAGAGACAGGCATACCAATCTCAGATATTGCAAATTCAGGCAACAAGTTTGGGCACAGTGAGTTTGCCcttttttcagaaatacctCAACAGACAGACAAGAGAGTATATCCCTCATGAATACATCTTTTCTGGTTCTTGGTTAATTTCtctgagaaatgtgttttgggaatgctcatttatttttctcttgctatgAATATAACAGTACTAGCTCTTGtggtttgctttcctttgtaaAGGCAGGCCTCTGCGAAGCAGAACAGGAACAAATGAGGAAAATTCTCTACCAGAAGGAGTCCAACTACAACAGACTTAAAAGGGCCAAAATGGACAAATCTATGTTTGTGAAAATCAAGACTCTGGGTATTGGTGCATTTGGAGAAGTATGCCTGGCCTGCAAAGTGGACACCCATGCCCTATATGCCATGAAGACTCTGCGAAAGAAAGATGTGCTGAACCGGAATCAGGTGGCTCACGTCAAAGCAGAGAGGGACATACTTGCTGAGGCAGACAATGAGTGGGTGGTTAAACTCTATTATTCCTTCCAAGATAAAGACAATTTGTACTTTGTGATGGACTACATCCCTGGTGGGGATATGATGAGCCTGCTGATTCGGATGGAGGTCTTCCCAGAGCGTCTGGCTAGATTTTATATTGCAGAGCTCACTTTGGCCATAGAGAGTGTGCACAAAATGGGATTTATTCATCGAGACATCAAGCCTGACAACATTCTGATAGACCTCGATGGGCATATCAAACTGACTGACTTTGGACTGTGTACTGGATTCAGGTGGACTCACAATTCAAAATACTATCAGAAAGGTAATATCTTTACCCTTTTTCTAGGATGGTATTGTGTTACTTGTTTTGAAACAAGCACTTCTTGGCAGAAACACCAGATCAGGAAACTGGACAGTCAGTGGCAATATAAtgtgtctgtctctctctgaCTCACTCAATTAGCTTGTTTCCAGTCCTTTTGTTTCCAATACTGTTCAAAACCCTGTCAGTAATGTGGCTatccactgcagcagcagtaaTTTTTCTGTTGGTACTGGTTTGGAGGGTCTCTTGTGGTGGTGAAATGATTTAATCACAGATATGGAGTAGTCCATATGTCTCCTGCATGTGCTATTGAGTACTGATGTCTGTTGGCAAAAAGGTCATAAACAATTAGTGTAGTTAAGTATACTCCATAGTTCTGTGTCTCCCATATGGAACTATACTTCCTTGTGCTGAGACAGAGACATTTTGTTGGCCTTTTTGCATGGAAAACCAATTGTGAATGGGAGGgcataaaaaaataccttggtttaaaggtatttttaaaaaatacctttgggTTTAAAGTTTACATGCTATTCTTCATTGAGAGTAGGAGATGGCTCTGGATAAATACTTCTCTCTTTGTGTGTTGAGTTTTATGACCATGAATGTAAACTTTCTCTCCCATTTCAAAGGGAGCCATACCAGACAAGACAGCATGGAGCCAAGTGATCTTTGGGATGATGTGTCCAACTGTCGATGTGGAGATAGGCTGAAGACATTGGAA
This genomic interval carries:
- the LATS2 gene encoding serine/threonine-protein kinase LATS2 isoform X1; translated protein: MRPKTFPATTYSGNSRQRLQEIREGLKQPSKSSGQGLPIGASSETSLDPKILIGKDAARQQQMRQTPKFGPYQKALREIRYSLLPFANESSTTAAVEVNRQMLQELVNAGCDQEMAVRALKQTGSRSIEAALEYISKMSYLDPRNEQIVRVIKQTSPGKGIVPNNVTRRPSFEGSNESFPSYHQIGNAAYEGTGFGAEGANMLTEVPRPYMDYLISTSQSSAMTAPVQRPSGVGTHSTPTSHQQKPYPASMESSVINYPVANHSSQALQLQASHGCNSQHYSRQHMMVQGEPMGYGVQRSPSFQNKMQQEGGYASLPNKGGVVQNNTGHAFQQAPASLYISHSHHKQTSPSSHQMHVISRGPAFANDFSDSPPQNLLTPSRNSLNMDIYDMNNPQVQQWQAATPSRRDSLQNPGIETSPRQHVSFRPDAAVPSRTNSFNNHQQQPQVTVSIRQVPPGKPDPSITSPNTITAVTSAHILQPVKSMRVMRPEPQTAVGPSHPGWLPAQAPAVDGLEIMEQHVPPPGAANAYQLDVDYGNQELRCPPPPYPKHLLLPGTSEQFDINSLCMGVEQTLRVAPSSTSNKAEESSERNDKGSKNAKAEKPSKDKKQIQTSPVPVRKNGKDEEKRESRIKSYSPFAFKFYMEQHIENVIKTYQQKINRRLQLEQEMAKAGLCEAEQEQMRKILYQKESNYNRLKRAKMDKSMFVKIKTLGIGAFGEVCLACKVDTHALYAMKTLRKKDVLNRNQVAHVKAERDILAEADNEWVVKLYYSFQDKDNLYFVMDYIPGGDMMSLLIRMEVFPERLARFYIAELTLAIESVHKMGFIHRDIKPDNILIDLDGHIKLTDFGLCTGFRWTHNSKYYQKGSHTRQDSMEPSDLWDDVSNCRCGDRLKTLEQRAKKQHQRCLAHSLVGTPNYIAPEVLLRKGYTQLCDWWSVGVILFEMLVGQPPFLAPTPTETQLKVINWESTLHIPSQVKLSPEATDLITKLCCAAEDRLGRNGADDIKAHSFFHSMDFSTDIRRQPAPYVPKISHPMDTSNFDPVEEESPWNDASGDSTRTWDPLASSNSKHTEHAFYEFTFRRFFDDNGYPFRYPKPSGMEVCQSEKSDVEDKGVVDQTGACQPVYV
- the LATS2 gene encoding serine/threonine-protein kinase LATS2 isoform X2 is translated as MAVRALKQTGSRSIEAALEYISKMSYLDPRNEQIVRVIKQTSPGKGIVPNNVTRRPSFEGSNESFPSYHQIGNAAYEGTGFGAEGANMLTEVPRPYMDYLISTSQSSAMTAPVQRPSGVGTHSTPTSHQQKPYPASMESSVINYPVANHSSQALQLQASHGCNSQHYSRQHMMVQGEPMGYGVQRSPSFQNKMQQEGGYASLPNKGGVVQNNTGHAFQQAPASLYISHSHHKQTSPSSHQMHVISRGPAFANDFSDSPPQNLLTPSRNSLNMDIYDMNNPQVQQWQAATPSRRDSLQNPGIETSPRQHVSFRPDAAVPSRTNSFNNHQQQPQVTVSIRQVPPGKPDPSITSPNTITAVTSAHILQPVKSMRVMRPEPQTAVGPSHPGWLPAQAPAVDGLEIMEQHVPPPGAANAYQLDVDYGNQELRCPPPPYPKHLLLPGTSEQFDINSLCMGVEQTLRVAPSSTSNKAEESSERNDKGSKNAKAEKPSKDKKQIQTSPVPVRKNGKDEEKRESRIKSYSPFAFKFYMEQHIENVIKTYQQKINRRLQLEQEMAKAGLCEAEQEQMRKILYQKESNYNRLKRAKMDKSMFVKIKTLGIGAFGEVCLACKVDTHALYAMKTLRKKDVLNRNQVAHVKAERDILAEADNEWVVKLYYSFQDKDNLYFVMDYIPGGDMMSLLIRMEVFPERLARFYIAELTLAIESVHKMGFIHRDIKPDNILIDLDGHIKLTDFGLCTGFRWTHNSKYYQKGSHTRQDSMEPSDLWDDVSNCRCGDRLKTLEQRAKKQHQRCLAHSLVGTPNYIAPEVLLRKGYTQLCDWWSVGVILFEMLVGQPPFLAPTPTETQLKVINWESTLHIPSQVKLSPEATDLITKLCCAAEDRLGRNGADDIKAHSFFHSMDFSTDIRRQPAPYVPKISHPMDTSNFDPVEEESPWNDASGDSTRTWDPLASSNSKHTEHAFYEFTFRRFFDDNGYPFRYPKPSGMEVCQSEKSDVEDKGVVDQTGACQPVYV